A single Pristis pectinata isolate sPriPec2 chromosome 22, sPriPec2.1.pri, whole genome shotgun sequence DNA region contains:
- the pou3f1 gene encoding POU domain, class 3, transcription factor 1 yields the protein MATTASAHYIPRNNSLHSNSLVHPDSDRMHPGTTYREVQKMVQNDYLHGLASNGHPITHSHQWLSSVTDGAPWVTASHLGQPDPAKANVQTARDDLGNSLHHRTHHMVHQQTHGNHPGGAWGPTAAHHIPGMPPSTNGHQPLIYSQPGFTSLNSMLSPQNQSLHHGMTDALHEDPGGHDNHQQHPPQHHQDHSDEDAPTSDDLEHFAKQFKQRRIKLGFTQADVGLALGTLYGNVFSQTTICRFEALQLSFKNMCKLKPLLNKWLEETDSTSGSPTSIDKIAAQGRKRKKRTSIEIGVKGALENHFLKCPKPSAHEITSLADSLQLEKEVVRVWFCNRRQKEKRMTPAGIPGHPGMEDVYSQRDTPPLHHTLQSPVQ from the coding sequence ATGGCCACCACAGCTTCGGCTCATTACATTCCGAGGAATAACTCGCTCCACTCTAACTCTTTGGTGCATCCGGACTCTGACAGGATGCATCCAGGAACTACCTATAGAGAAGTTCAGAAAATGGTGCAAAATGACTACTTGCATGGGCTGGCCAGCAATGGGCACCCCATCACGCACAGCCACCAGTGGCTGTCTTCTGTCACTGACGGGGCACCTTGGGTCACCGCTTCTCACCTCGGACAGCCAGACCCAGCAAAGGCCAATGTGCAGACAGCCAGGGATGACCTTGGGAACAGCCTTCATCACCGAACACATCATATGGTCCATCAACAGACTCATGGCAACCACCCTGGCGGCGCCTGGGGGCCGACGGCAGCACATCACATCCCGGGAATGCCACCTTCGACCAATGGGCATCAGCCCCTCATCTACTCGCAGCCAGGATTCACCAGCCTCAACAGCATGCTGAGCCCACAAAACCAGTCTCTACACCATGGGATGACGGATGCTCTCCATGAAGATCCAGGTGGCCATGACAACCACCAGCAGCATCCTCCGCAACATCACCAGGACCACTCGGATGAAGATGCGCCCACGTCTGATGACCTGGAGCACTTTGCAAAGCAGTTCAAACAAAGGAGGATCAAGCTCGGTTTCACCCAGGCGGACGTAGGCTTGGCTCTGGGCACTCTGTACGGCAATGTCTTTTCCCagaccaccatctgcaggtttgaAGCCTTGCAACTCAGCTTCAAGAACATGTGCAAACTGAAGCCCCTCTTGAACAAATGGCTGGAGGAGACTGACTCAACCTCAGGGAGCCCCACCAGCATAGACAAGATAGCTGCgcaagggaggaagagaaagaagcgGACGTCCATTGAGATAGGAGTGAAGGGTGCTTTGGAGAACCACTTCTTAAAGTGCCCCAAGCCATCAGCTCATGAGATCACCAGCTTGGCTGACAGTCTGCAGTTAGAGAAAGAAGTGGTCAGAGTTTGGTTTTGTAACAGAAGACAAAAAGAAAAGCGGATGACCCCAGCCGGAATCCCCGGCCACCCAGGGATGGAGGATGTATATTCACAAAGGGACACTCCGCCGCTTCATCACACACTGCAGTCCCCTGTTCAATGA